From the Melanotaenia boesemani isolate fMelBoe1 chromosome 9, fMelBoe1.pri, whole genome shotgun sequence genome, the window TCAAATATCGCATCATCTATATAATTATTTTGTccttatttttagattttaatgtgTCTGCAGGCAATTAGCCACACATGCAAGACTTCAAAGAGTTGGCAGTGTAATGAACTTGATACATGACTGAATGTTAGAATTATTACAAGTTGTTGTAGGAACAGCTTTCAGATTTGTTTAATCATTAAGTACTAAACACAAACTGCATTCATTTAGCAGCAGAAGTCAATCAATTTCTTTACCCTTTCAAGGACATTAATACTTAACCATGACTGCCATCTTGTGGCCAAAACAAACTCAGCTGCAAGTTAAAGCCTTTGAAATCAAACGGGATATGGTGGAAAAACAATCCGAACATTTGCATtgaacttgttttattaaatacatATTACTTTGGAAAAGTGTCATGCAATCAGTGCATATCCTGTTTCTCTTGCACAGCTCTTCTACTATTCCATGTCCAAGTCATCCATGTCCACAGTGACCTCTTTCTTGAACCAAGGTAAAGGTGAAGGCACGTATGGGTCATATGTCCAGCGAGGATACACCCTTTTGTACAGATTCATCAGGACAGTGTCCTGAGAGCGCAGCTGATTATCAAATACACACTTCATGTGACCATGTGTTcctgtaaaaattaaataatgtagTGAGAACTCACAGGAGATGACAGTAATTGCTGAAAGACGTAGCAGACATTGAGCCAATGTGTTGTATTTGTAAACTTTCCCACCTAAAGCCTCCTTGATGTGGCCTCTCCGACCCCATTTCGTCCGCAGCTCTACTGGTTTGAACCATGTGATGTCATCTATCGCAGAAACAAAAGGTAGATTAACCTTACACAGATGTCACATATTACTGACACAAAGACAAGACCTACTCTTACCCCTGTTAAAGAACATGTAACGAACAACTGCCGAGCGTCTATTAATTTTGAACGGGTGTCCACTCAGTACGATCCTCTTCAGCACAACACGCTGAGGGTCACAACTGAGCAGACTGCCTGTAGCCACCAAGTCCTGGACGCCTGCAAAGACACAGTAAGAGCACAAGCTCAAATGCCAGTGCTGAACTTGCTTAAgagaataattaaataaactgacaACATCACAGACGGTCAAAAGTTTAAACTGAGGGCAGCCAGTCCACTAATAGAATCTACTTATATCAAAGTACAAACAGGGCTTGTCATCTCACCATCACTCCTTTGCTTGTAAAGGAGCACTCCTGCTGGAGGGAAGGTGATGGGAGCGTACACAGACACCACAGTGGGGGTATCTGGTTTGAGGAAGCGCTCCATCTTGTGCTTGTCAGCTGGAAAATAATAGAGTACGGCACTTATTAATGCAGCTCTCAGGTCTCTTGCTGCATTTAACAATTTGTTTTGTCGTGAGATTACGGTTGAATTAGGGATGTGTTTAGGAGTACAATTGCTTGAATTGTAGATCTTCTACCTGACGTGTGCTGGGAAAAAATGGGAGAGGCACGGAATCTCCGAAATCCACAGTGAAACACGAGCTCCTCTTTAGATTTGATGGGCTCAGTGTTGCTGGGGTGTCTCCGTACCAAGACATGCATCACTGACATCTGTTCAGAGGAAAAAACAATAAGCCCAGGAAGGTCTGCAGCAACAATACCATGCAGTCTGTGCTGCTGTGTCTACATTAAAGGATTTTGGATGGCAATACCTTCTGCTCGTGAGGTAAGAGAGACACTAACACCAGAGGTTTGCCAGACTGAACACTCTCCATTACAGAAAAAGGCACATCAATGATGTGCAGCGTGACATACCAGCCATCCTGAAATATGAAAAGCAGCACTGTCAAGAGAAgccaaaacagaaaagagaaatgagTATCTCCAGATAAATTCAGTTCCTCCTCTTTTACCATGGctccctcctcctcagctgcaTCCTCTGCCAGGATGCGGCGCCGAGTGCGCTCAAagcactggaactggaagatgCGTGCATAGTCAAGAGGCAAATTCTCCATGGGGTCCCAGGGTGAGGAACGAAAACTTTTGAGACCCCTATAGCGCTGAAACCtgggggttaaaaaaaaaaaactttaactgGATGTGACACATGTCAGCAACATGTTAAGCATTATGCATTATTAGCAGTTGTAAAACCACAAAGTAAACATTAGGAATGATCTTTTTCAGTGTGATTTATCTTACTACATACAACATCACTGACCTGATTCTAGCAGGAGTGTCAAGGGGCGTGTCCACCTCATCAGGAAACAAGTCATGGGATCGGGCCTCTCTGTAGCGTTTAAGGCCTTCTTCTTCAGCTGCTTCATCCATGTGTTCATCATACCGCTGATCAGCTCCAGCTCTCTCAATAGAGCacacttcttcttcctcctcttcttcttcttcctcttctgatGCACAGCAGGAACCAGGCTCCTAAGCAGGGAAGGATTTGGCAAACATCAGACTTAAGTCAtttctggggcctcatttatagaCACTGGGTCCGCACAAAACAGAGGCTGAAAGTGGcgtacatcacttcctgtgcaaaggttgtgatttattaaaaacaaaaaaaacaaagacgagAGAATGTGCACACCTGTATGCAAACTCTGAACCTTGCGCTCAAACATTTTGGAAACAGAGGAAACTGGCAGCACAGCCGGTGAGGTGGTGAATTTAAGCCACATTAATCTTGTGCATTTAACCATTCATATCAGACTTGTAGACCCTCGTTTTAGACACTCATTTAAGAGTTACAGCACAGTAGCTTCATACGTAAATCTTTGAATTATATAGCAAAGGCACTTATTGGTACATTAATTGTGACAAGGTGTGTAGTAATTAGTGTAATTCTtgagtaaacataaatattgCAGTGACACTCATGTGTAAGGCTTCCCAATGTATGCGCTGACACTGATTGAAGATTATGCCAATGGCAGGACCAGGATGGAGAGTTTTTGGAGAGCACAAAAGATTTCCTGGCCCATTATGATGCCTGGCTAAAATACCGATTTAGATTCCCTAGAGCAGTGCTCTTAGATCTAAGTGCTGAACTGGGCCCAGTGTTAGATCAACCAACCCGCCAGAGCCGTGCAATCCCAGTGCATCTGCAGCTGACCACTATCGGGTTTTTGGCAACTGGCTCTTTCCTGCGTGAATTAGCCAAAAGGTAGGCTGATATATGTCAGGATAAGATAAAAAATTCTATCCTGAAGTCTGGAATATATCGCTGTCATCCCTGAGCGCAATAATGCCAGCCGTTTTGGCATTTGGCAACATCAAAAGGCAAGTTGCAGCAACGTCCGATTTCCCAGATGTAATCGGTGTGATTGACTGAACCCACATTGCTTTAAGAGCTTTAAGTGACAAATTTGCCCATGTGAACTTTAAGAATGTAGCGTATGTTCAATCACTGTACAAATTATTTGTAATTAAAACATGGTTCTGACAAATTTAGTGGCACAGTGGCCTGGGTTACCACATGACTCATTCATGCTGACCCACAGCAGTGTAGGGGATAGACTGCAGGTAGGTTTTGCGCTTGATGGCTGGCTCCTTGTTAAGTAAATACACAGTGtactaattaaattaaaacctgATTCAAAATTATGTTAGTATAATTTGAAGGTGGCATTGGCTACCCCTTGCAGCCCTGGCTCCTCACTCCATTTGCAAACCCACAGAGCACAGAGGAGGAAGGGCAAATGTGGCCCATGCTCATGCGAGTAGTGTTGTGGAGCAAGCCATTGGCCTCCTCAAAAAACGGCGGAGGTGTTTGGAGGCATCGGGGGCAGATTGCTTTACCATCCCAAAAAAGGTGTGCAGAATAATGATGGCATGTAGTGTCCTGCACAATGTCGCACTGAGGAATGCCATTTCTCTTCCACCTGGCCTCCCTCCCTCTCACCATGAAGACCCTGAAGCAATAAAGCATGGTCCCCCCTCCGACGAAGAGTTTCAACCGGGAACAAGGCTAGGTACAGCTAATTTACTGAAACGTGCAATCATCAATAGCACTGGAACAATTTTAACAAGTCAGCATTTGGTATGAGCtcatttattcttcatcatAACCTGAACCCCATTAGACTACCTTTCTGGCAGCCTTCTTCAGGAACTgatctccaggcttcttgaaggataTTCTACACTACTGTACAAATTTACaccataacattaaaaaaaaaaacatacacattaTGATCATAGGTGCAGTCTGGAAAATTTTAACTAAAGACACCTTAATTATATTATAACTACATATAACGAATACACAGAGTGGCAATAAACAAACTTTGCTTTGAGAGAGCCTTTACAGTGGATGTGAAAAGGAGCCCCAAGACTTAAACCTATcaaaatgctttctttgcatccatttaaaaacagtattttgcAAAGGATGTAGCGTAAGGATAAGCAGGGCATACTCTCTTCCTAACATCTTGAAATTCAACTTCCGCTTGCAATACATttgtaaaaggaaataaatcatcaaaacaaaataacatgctTCACAGTCGTCGCACAACTGGCAAATTACAAGAGAAGCCAGACACATGAGCGGAAAGCACTCAGCATGGGGTTGATTCACAACGTCTCCGACATCCTAgccacaataataataatcattatcatttgaAGTGCCCCTTCACCTATTGTTACCCTCTCAGAAATACCTATTCCTGTGTGCTAACTTCGACATCAAATGCATGCTAATAACAATTACAGATCCTAGGGAACCCGTTGTATAAAGAGAGTTTCCCCAAATTCTTTTTAAGCAGagctggaaataaataaatggtcaaCGCCTCTCTTCTTCCAGACAGGAACTTCTTTTCACAAGACAGGAAGACAGGAGGCTTCTCTCGGGACTGCTGCTCCAAACACTATTGTTGAAGTGTGGTAAGCAGCCTGGCACTACAGGCCAAAGACAGACACTGAGAAAACAAACAGTGTTTCTCAGTAGCAAGGTGCACTGACCGTGGGTCACGTATGCTCGCTTCAGCACCGGAACCACATTCGCTTCATGACTTCTGTACAGATTACTGTCCTCATCATCTGCCAGATAAATTACAACGCTATTATCCGTTGCACTGTTGCTATAACAACGACATGCAAATGGACAAACCAAACCTAAAAATGCATTCAGGGTGAACTTGTGAAAAACTACagagagaaatatttaaaataatttaagaagCAAATCATTGATGAAAATGACAATTTAATGTTTGAAAACTTGCAAACGATTTGGTCATCACATCATGTCATGTTTTAGCTTAGAAAGATGACTGCCTGAGTACCTGAGAGTTATGCTCTTCATCCTCTCGATCCATAGTTTCATCCATTATGTCGTCATcagcatcgtcatcatcacTTCTTTCTTCATCTACATCACCATTCTCCTCCTCATTTTCATCAATGATCCATGTTGCCTGGTAGTCTGACGTTCCCTTAGGGACCTTCATCATACGTTTGTTTTTCCTggtttctaaaaagaaaaaagaaaaatgaaagaaagattgtgttttttttttttctaacatttgTGCGGACATACATTATGCTACGTGGGCCTTCATTAAGTTGCATAATGGTCAGATCAAGTCTTTGTTTATATAATATCTTACATGTGCTCATGACATCAGCCCATGAGGACCAAGAACACACATCACCTGGACAGTTTCTTCCCCACAGCTGTCAGCTTGCTGAACAGTGCCCCAACTCCCCATTCAACATTCCCAACATTGTCTGTCTTTTGTTCACTGACAATTATTGGCAACTGACACGAATATAAAGCCAATTGAAAAAGCAGTAAATTAGGTGTAAACCCTCAATAACTATGAAAGCATTTCAAGATTGTTGATCTGCTCTAACAGCATTGTTATATTACAAAATCGCATCCATATGTTATCTGTGCAGTGATATCGGTTCAGTTTACATGTACTTTGATTTCCCAGTTATAACAAGTTGCTGTGAACAAACAAACGAACGTGTGACTTGAAACTGTGTGAAAATGTCAACTGCCTGAGACTCAAGAGCCCTCCAATATGCCACTATGTGTATATTCTGTTTCTGCACCTTCAGCTTCCAGCAGTTCTTCTTCTGTCGGCCATGTCTGCTCTCCATCCATGGGGTCCACCTCcgcctctgtctgcagactctctCTGCTGGATGGGTCAGCTTTCATGAGCACCCGCACTGGAGACGCATGTCCATCTCCATCCTATGGTATACAAGGATTACAGGGTGAAAGCGGATAACACTGGCTGTATTTCgaaaaatatacaaaaccaaaagcagtttaaaaatgtagtttttgtttttcgtttgttttttcttttttctttctttgtattttttctgatcCCAGCCCACCAGGTCTCTTTCTATGTTATTTTCACATATGTTCGGGAGACTCGTGAAccatctgacattttttttctgcagttgcTGTTCATTCAAACAGGGAGATTTTCTGCTGCAGGATTCTCACATCTGGGAATACAAAGAAAAGGCTGCAAATTTGTGTCTTTAGCACTGAGGAGGACAAGTCTGATGTAAAAATTACACTGCAGAAAttactgttttctttacaaaaatgtcaaaaatggcTGGTAAATTTCTTAAAGACCACTGCTGTATTTGTATCAATACCAGGACCTTCATTTATCAGTTGTTGTAGAATCTGTCCTAAATTCCATCCTACGAATGATATTTAGAAGtgtaataattacaaaataaattctGATTTATCAAATGTGTGGAAGCCAGTCGTACACACATtagtaaattatttaaattccaCATATTCTAAATCCGTTCATGGGAATCTGCATTCAGAAACGCCTTCATTtcaccatatatatatagacaacATGTCCCTTTAGAAGTCAAACAGAAATCGCCTGCGTCTCTCCTTGGAGTGATTCATTTCTGCCGCGCTTGAAGCCAACCAAACATCGCTGTttagttcattcattcaagttcagttaacatttatttaaaaaatacatttgaatcTCTCTTGCTAAAGTTTAAGTTCAGGAGATAAATATTTCTGAACCATCCTCTGAAACAACACACTGCgtgaaaaagttaaacaaaggACAAATAAATGCTCCAGAAAGGAACTAGTGCAGTAAATGACTTTGTATCAAGGGGAGATCtctagtttttttaaatgggagATATTAAGTAAATCATCCCATATCAaactataaaaaacaaaactataaaacaattcaagaaaatatattaaaaagcaTTGCAGCACCCAAACAAGACATATCTGCAGCTGAAGAACAGAAACCAACTTTCACCTGGATGCTGTAATTTATCCTATAAAGCTCTTTAGTTAACCTCTGttggttttacatgttttgtaaaGATGAAGAAGTCTTGATTTGATGTGACTTAAACATTCAATCCCAGCGTCATTGCAGCACTAACCTTTGATCTGACCTTTAAGTTTTCAagagaaataaatgtgttttggttGAGAGAAAAGACAAATTCAGCAATGCCGCTCACTAATGGTCAAAACTGGATATTCACTGGAATAGTGGTTAATATAACTTTGCAACACAGATCACAGCAGAACTTTAACAGGATCTCTTTCAGCATCTGATCAGAAATTATCTCAGcaatcagatcagctgattgtCTGGTGACGCTCAGAGCAGAGCACTAAGTTTGAAATATTATTTGAAAACAGATCAATGATGCTTTTTTTCCTCACCCGTCTTTCACAGGTGTCTTTTGTAAGTTTTAAAACCAATTAAGccatttttcttctaaaagatTACCAATTGagtaattattattttgataAAAGAATGCAGATAcctgcaaaaataataaaaataacggGCATTTGTGTTCCCAGATTTGGGACACCTCTAGAATATTTCAGGAGTCCAGTGAATGtgtggaaaaatgttgctgcaCTGTAAACTAGTCAGAAAGTGCACATGTCCCTTGTACATCACTAGCatcaacaaaacagaaactgtCAGCATTTCCTTACAGatctttttatataaaattctATTACCTAGCAATTTTTTCTGTGTATGCTTTACcagtattttatgttttaagtttGCCAGCAAACTAGTTTTTACTAGTATACTGTACAAGTAAAATCAGTGTTCCTGGCACTGCAGTGTAGTCACACCATCTCCAATAACGATTAAATGAAGTAGTTATTTTCAGTCCCCCacaattaatcaatcaatcaataaataaataataaaaataagaataggTACCTGCATTTCAATGTCTCCTTTGCCAGGTTTTGTTTGTCTTGCAGTAGTTAGGTTGAGGGGAAGAGGATCTGATGGGGCATCAATCTGACTAAGCTGAAAGTCTCCATGCCCACTGATGTGCACCAGTCTGTCAACCCGCAGAGGATGGCCACGGACATACCCAGAGACACAGAGGGTTCCTAGGCCAGTAGGCCCACTACCAGACCCCTCAGCAGGCCTGTTTGGTGTAAAACTGACATGCTGAGCTAAAAGATGGGAACGTCTGGAACGGAAACCCAGCTTTCTCTGTCTCTGAGAGCCCAGGTGTCTGAGAAGAAGAGTGACATCTTGTTCTGAATCCAGAGGGAAGAGACGAGCATCAGGGAAGCGGACCtctgtgatctttgataaagtTCTTCTGGATTCAACCCTCTTCTTCACAGGAATGTCGGACACACCCTGACACACCAGGGCTACACAGAAGAAATTTAGAAGATGAGGATTTAGTATACAAAAATCTCTTACTAAATTCAAAATCTATGTGAATGGAGGAGTCACAGGAAGTATTCACCATGGCTGGGGAGGCCCTGGGCGAAGAGGCAAGACAGACAATGGTCTCCATAGCTGTCCCAACCTTCAGTGGAGTCCAGCACAAACACAAGGCTATCTGCAATCTTTGCCACATCCAGCAGGGAGTGCATGTCAGCTGatcaaaaaaacaataatggaAGCTTtacaatggagaaaaaaaaacgttcATCTCACagacacaacagaaaaacaaaggaaatcatAAATGCACAAATGAACATAAATACTAAATCCAGTAATTATAGGGACTGAGGCCTAATTCATATCGGTCAAGTCCACAACACTATTCATGCACACAATttccatatttgtttttttttgttttttccttttataacaACATTTATTCCAAAACCCCCAAACTTACCTGTGCTCTGATTTAGAAAGGTGAACCTTTGTTTAAAACGAGGCAAAATCAGTCCAAAACTGTCACCGACACCACTGACACATTGCTCTTGATGTACAATGCCTCCAGCACCCTCTCCACGTAGCAGTTTGGTAACAGCACCAGCATCAGCTCCAGCATGCAGGGACAACACAGCAACCAAATGAGGAGGGCCATCTCTGCTGCCTAGACGCCGCTTTTCTGTCAGGATCTACAACAGAAAGAGACATGTAATCTCTGCAACATCAATCGGAattaaagggattttttttaagggaCGTAGAACTTTACCATGTCTTTCTTATTTCTGCGTAGCTGGTTTGCTTTATGTCTTCTGTCCATCTTCTTTAGCTCCTTTCTCTGTCTTTTGGTAAGGGCTGTCACTGACACCCTCCCTTGAGACAGTGCAACACCAAGATGTATTACTTACTGTATTATTAAGATTGCCAAAGGAAGGAGCAAATATCTACTGCATGGAGGGGTAAATATACATATGTTTAAGAGCAAATTTTCAGAGGTTgatctgaatattttaattaaaaattgtaaGGCTTGTGCTACATGAAATACAGAAGAATTCTACATAGTAGCCTAAGCAAAATCTCACAtaactcatttaatttttatccaATGCATTTTAGCAATGGATATAGTCTGTAACTGTGAGCATAAATAGTTAGGATGGCGAATCATATCTTTTCTTAAAATAGCCTTGTTTACTTTAAGTGGCGCTTtgattaaaatgctttttaaacgTCCACTTTCTAACTTTCATTGGAAAGATCACGATTCATATTAAACAATTTCTTAATCACTAAAAAATTTGGAAACGTTACTTTAAATAACAGCTTTACACAACAGATCCTCTTTTTCAAGCTTCCACGAGATTAGGCACGTGTTTCTAGAGGGAACAGCTGCAGGCTAGACAACTGCAGCACAACATCTTTATAACGGAACACGGCTtacctttgttttctctttcaacTTCTCCTTTTGTCCGATGTTTGCCATGTTTgtgacctttatttttttgcttgtaTATGCCGGGTCTGTGGCCCTGTTGTTTTTCCCCATTCGCAGCCATTTTCCCCACGTGGGAATGTCAGCTAATCTACTTCCGTAGCTTCTCTGACGTCACGACGGAGGCGGGTCTTCAGAGCCTCACAGGAAATATCTTCTTCAAAATACAAGCCTGACTGATGACTCAACTGCTTTGCATCTTATATACAATACAGGTCAAGTCTACACAAAGTAAAATGAGACTATGCATGTATGAGTTACATTaaattgcatgttttcttttataccacacagaatgtaaataaatctgatcACAAATGGTACTGTATAATGAGGACACTTCGATATTAGCCACTATTAACTTGTGAGAATTATTAGTTCTTTAtgaaatttaatcttttttatctCCAGCAGCAATCCAAAGACTCGTCCTTTTCTAGTCTGGCTCTCAACTTCCCAGAAGAGAAAAACTTGTCTTTACGcaagaaacctttttttttttttttctttgactctTTGGAGTTGGACTGCAGGCAAGCCAGTTTAACATCTGAACTCTTACTTCAGAGCTATGGCATTGTGATATCTGTAGGTTGTTATTAACATAGTCATGAGAGACGGGAAGccaccattaaaaaaatatgtttcttcATGTTTCCTGGATGGTAGCATATGTTCCACCTTCCAATATATTTACTCTTTACCAGACGCTAGCTGTTTAGCTATGCACTGATAACAAGCCTCGTGGTGTCTTTCCTCGTTAAATTAGTGGATCCTGTGCCAATAAATTCCAAAAAgaagtttaaagttttttttgttgttgtttgttttttgagccCAGGGAACAGTTTTACTTAGGATCATCCAAAAAGAGCTCTGGTCAGGAGTGCTTTTTCTGgactttgacttttttctttcctatgGTTGAGTTTTAATTAGTCTTTGTTGATTAAGTGATAAACTTTCAGGAGAGTTCTTGAGGCAGTAAAATGATTACAGTCTGATTTTGAAAATTGAAGTCCTAATTGTGCCAGAAAATCAAACCACTCAATACTGTTTTATATCATTTGCACAGAAATATATGGATTCTCAGAATTTTGAAAAATTGTATTATGTAACATAGATGACGATATACAAATTCTTTGCAATTTTTTCAAATAAGAAATGCTATTCTTAGTTTGTTTACCAAGCTGCCTGCATAGTCTTTCACTGATTGTTGAACCTTGTCTCAAACTCCCATGCTTTCCTTCAGATGGATCTACCTCTCTTATATCTGACCAGTTACAGTAATGTTGTCAGATGTTCCCACTGCTGTAGCATTATGCATCctgtttatctgtttgtttgttttttatttgcactttGAGTAAACCTTTTTCTGACATTAGCATGCTTCAAGGTGATGCA encodes:
- the tsr1 gene encoding pre-rRNA-processing protein TSR1 homolog; its protein translation is MAANGEKQQGHRPGIYKQKNKGHKHGKHRTKGEVERENKGRVSVTALTKRQRKELKKMDRRHKANQLRRNKKDMILTEKRRLGSRDGPPHLVAVLSLHAGADAGAVTKLLRGEGAGGIVHQEQCVSGVGDSFGLILPRFKQRFTFLNQSTADMHSLLDVAKIADSLVFVLDSTEGWDSYGDHCLSCLFAQGLPSHALVCQGVSDIPVKKRVESRRTLSKITEVRFPDARLFPLDSEQDVTLLLRHLGSQRQRKLGFRSRRSHLLAQHVSFTPNRPAEGSGSGPTGLGTLCVSGYVRGHPLRVDRLVHISGHGDFQLSQIDAPSDPLPLNLTTARQTKPGKGDIEMQDGDGHASPVRVLMKADPSSRESLQTEAEVDPMDGEQTWPTEEELLEAEETRKNKRMMKVPKGTSDYQATWIIDENEEENGDVDEERSDDDDADDDIMDETMDREDEEHNSQEPGSCCASEEEEEEEEEEEVCSIERAGADQRYDEHMDEAAEEEGLKRYREARSHDLFPDEVDTPLDTPARIRFQRYRGLKSFRSSPWDPMENLPLDYARIFQFQCFERTRRRILAEDAAEEEGAMDGWYVTLHIIDVPFSVMESVQSGKPLVLVSLLPHEQKMSVMHVLVRRHPSNTEPIKSKEELVFHCGFRRFRASPIFSQHTSADKHKMERFLKPDTPTVVSVYAPITFPPAGVLLYKQRSDGVQDLVATGSLLSCDPQRVVLKRIVLSGHPFKINRRSAVVRYMFFNRDDITWFKPVELRTKWGRRGHIKEALGTHGHMKCVFDNQLRSQDTVLMNLYKRVYPRWTYDPYVPSPLPWFKKEVTVDMDDLDME